One stretch of Streptomyces agglomeratus DNA includes these proteins:
- a CDS encoding tyrosine-type recombinase/integrase — MHETPSLHRDLIDGRVRLPRVGAVVPGTAPSLPWFVVDAADREVEPASRYLRDRMLGDASPETCRSYAYDLLRWFRVLWALDVGWEQVTEAEAVALVGWLRHARNPQRQRRPGGPQPGSVNPKTGKPRLRAGYAPATIAHNLTVVHGFYSFHMHFGRGPVLNPVPENRARRAALAHRSPLESRVQHRRGRLRPKMTVRQPRAMSDQQWEELFAQMGCARDRALMSCYVSSGARASELLGIELGDIDWTKGQLWVITKGTRARQPVPASPEALAYLATYLDETGLPPDGVPVWRTRRGEPRPLTYWAARRIIQRAVEKLDSNWTLHDLRHTAATRMARDPDLTLVEVQTILRHAHISTTELYTVVGLDDLVDKLAAHYSRPLQPTSWPTQYAADDIEAVFGAGK; from the coding sequence ATGCACGAGACTCCTTCGCTTCATCGCGATCTGATTGACGGCCGGGTACGGCTGCCCCGGGTGGGGGCGGTGGTGCCGGGTACGGCGCCGTCGCTGCCGTGGTTCGTGGTGGATGCCGCTGACCGCGAGGTCGAGCCGGCCAGCCGGTACCTGCGGGACCGGATGCTGGGCGACGCCAGTCCCGAGACCTGCCGGAGCTATGCGTACGACCTGCTGCGGTGGTTCCGGGTCCTGTGGGCCCTGGATGTGGGATGGGAACAGGTCACCGAGGCGGAAGCCGTCGCCCTGGTGGGCTGGCTCCGCCACGCCCGTAATCCCCAGCGGCAGCGACGCCCCGGCGGCCCCCAGCCCGGATCGGTGAACCCGAAGACTGGAAAGCCCAGGCTGCGGGCCGGATACGCGCCCGCGACGATCGCCCACAACCTGACTGTGGTCCACGGCTTCTACTCCTTCCACATGCACTTCGGGCGCGGCCCCGTACTCAATCCCGTCCCGGAGAACCGGGCCCGCCGGGCCGCGCTGGCCCACCGTTCGCCGCTGGAATCCCGGGTTCAGCACCGGCGGGGTCGGCTGAGGCCGAAGATGACCGTCCGGCAGCCGCGGGCCATGTCCGATCAGCAGTGGGAAGAGCTCTTCGCGCAGATGGGATGCGCCCGGGACCGGGCCCTGATGTCCTGCTATGTCTCCTCCGGCGCCCGCGCCTCGGAACTGCTGGGCATCGAACTCGGAGACATCGACTGGACCAAGGGCCAGCTCTGGGTGATCACCAAGGGCACCCGGGCCCGTCAGCCCGTCCCGGCCTCCCCGGAGGCCCTGGCCTACCTCGCCACCTACCTGGACGAGACCGGCCTGCCACCGGACGGAGTCCCGGTCTGGCGAACCCGCCGGGGCGAGCCCCGGCCCCTGACCTACTGGGCTGCCCGCCGGATCATTCAGCGGGCGGTCGAGAAGCTCGATTCGAACTGGACCCTGCACGACCTGCGGCACACCGCCGCCACACGAATGGCCCGCGACCCGGATCTGACACTGGTGGAAGTACAGACGATCTTGCGGCACGCGCATATCAGCACCACCGAGCTCTACACGGTCGTCGGCCTGGACGACCTGGTCGACAAGCTCGCCGCCCATTACTCCCGGCCTCTTCAGCCGACGTCCTGGCCCACCCAGTACGCCGCGGACGACATCGAGGCGGTGTTCGGTGCCGGGAAGTAA
- a CDS encoding RecQ family ATP-dependent DNA helicase, producing the protein MTNADLRSSADAVLARLVGDTTGAARLREDQWLAIEALVAHKRRALVVQRTGWGKSAVYFVATALLRGRGAGPTVIVSPLLALMRNQVEAAARAGIRARTINSSNTEEWETVQAEVAAGEVDVLLVSPERLNNPDFRDEVLPKLSAATGLLVVDEAHCISDWGHDFRPDYRRLRTMLADLPPDVPVLATTATANARVTADVAEQLGTGGGSDALVLRGPLNRDSLSLGVLRLPDAAHRLAWLADHLGELPGSGIIYTLTVAAAEEVTAFLRQRGHTVASYTGKTENADRQQAEEDLLANRVKALVATSALGMGFDKPDLGFVAHLGSPSSPIAYYQQVGRAGRAVDHAEVLLLPGKEDEAIWQYFASVAFPPEEMVRRTLDVLARAEKPLSLPALEPLVELRRSRLETMLKVLDVDGAVRRVRGGWTATGQPWTYDAERYAWVARQRTAEQQAMRDYATTGGCRMEFLQRQLDDEGAAPCGRCDNCGKPRFTAELSPEALDTARGELGRAGVEVEPRRMWPTGLGAVGIDRKGRIPAGEQALSGRALGRLSDIGWGNRLRPMLSPTAADGPVPEAVAQAVVGVLADWAKGPGGWASGDPDAPARPVGVVTVASRTRPELIGTLGARIAEIGRMPVLGSLAYTAAAEVTVPQRSNSAQRLRALEGALTVPPQLASALASAGGPVLLVDDFMETGWTLAVAARLLRRAGAEAVLPLVLAVQS; encoded by the coding sequence ATGACCAACGCAGACCTCAGGTCCTCGGCCGATGCCGTACTCGCCCGCCTCGTGGGAGACACCACCGGCGCCGCCCGGCTCCGTGAGGACCAATGGCTCGCCATCGAGGCTCTCGTCGCCCACAAACGCAGGGCTCTGGTCGTCCAGCGGACCGGCTGGGGCAAGTCCGCCGTGTATTTCGTGGCCACCGCGCTGCTGCGCGGGCGCGGCGCCGGCCCGACCGTGATCGTCTCGCCGCTCCTCGCCCTCATGCGCAACCAGGTCGAAGCCGCCGCCCGCGCCGGTATCCGCGCCCGGACCATCAACTCCTCCAACACCGAGGAGTGGGAGACGGTCCAGGCCGAGGTCGCCGCGGGTGAGGTGGACGTGCTGCTGGTGAGCCCCGAGCGGCTCAATAATCCCGACTTTCGCGACGAGGTGCTGCCCAAGCTGTCCGCCGCCACCGGTCTGCTGGTGGTCGACGAGGCCCACTGCATCTCGGACTGGGGCCACGACTTCCGGCCCGACTACCGCCGGCTGCGCACCATGCTCGCCGACCTGCCGCCCGACGTACCGGTGCTCGCCACCACGGCGACGGCCAACGCGCGGGTCACGGCCGATGTGGCGGAGCAGCTGGGCACGGGGGGCGGCTCCGACGCTCTGGTGCTGCGCGGGCCGCTCAACCGGGACAGCCTCAGCCTCGGTGTACTGCGCCTTCCCGATGCCGCGCACCGGCTGGCCTGGCTCGCCGACCACCTCGGCGAGCTCCCGGGCTCAGGGATCATCTACACCCTGACGGTGGCAGCCGCCGAGGAGGTCACCGCATTCCTGCGCCAGCGCGGGCACACGGTCGCCTCCTACACGGGGAAGACGGAGAACGCCGACCGGCAGCAGGCCGAGGAGGATCTGCTCGCCAACCGGGTCAAGGCGCTCGTCGCCACGTCCGCGCTCGGCATGGGCTTCGACAAGCCGGACCTCGGCTTCGTCGCCCACCTGGGTTCGCCCTCCTCCCCCATCGCGTACTACCAGCAGGTCGGACGCGCCGGGCGCGCGGTGGACCACGCGGAGGTCCTGCTGCTGCCGGGCAAGGAGGACGAAGCGATCTGGCAGTACTTCGCCTCGGTCGCCTTCCCCCCCGAGGAGATGGTGCGGCGCACCCTCGACGTGCTCGCGCGTGCGGAGAAGCCGCTGTCCCTGCCCGCCCTGGAGCCTCTGGTGGAGCTGCGCCGCTCCCGTCTGGAGACGATGCTCAAGGTTCTCGACGTGGACGGGGCGGTCAGGCGGGTGAGGGGGGGCTGGACCGCCACGGGACAGCCCTGGACGTACGACGCCGAGCGGTACGCCTGGGTGGCGCGCCAGCGGACCGCCGAGCAGCAGGCCATGCGTGACTACGCCACGACGGGCGGCTGCCGGATGGAGTTCCTGCAACGACAGCTGGACGACGAGGGGGCGGCGCCCTGCGGCCGCTGTGACAACTGCGGAAAGCCGCGGTTCACTGCCGAGCTCTCTCCCGAGGCGCTGGACACGGCTCGTGGCGAACTGGGCCGCGCGGGCGTGGAGGTGGAGCCGCGCCGGATGTGGCCGACCGGCCTGGGCGCGGTCGGAATCGACCGCAAGGGCCGTATCCCGGCGGGTGAACAGGCCCTTTCGGGGCGGGCTTTGGGCCGTCTGTCGGACATCGGCTGGGGCAACAGGCTGCGCCCGATGCTGTCGCCGACCGCCGCCGACGGGCCGGTACCGGAGGCGGTGGCCCAGGCCGTGGTGGGTGTGCTGGCCGACTGGGCGAAGGGTCCGGGCGGCTGGGCGTCCGGTGATCCGGACGCTCCCGCACGGCCTGTGGGCGTGGTCACCGTGGCCTCGCGCACCAGGCCGGAACTGATCGGCACGCTGGGCGCGAGGATCGCCGAGATCGGACGGATGCCGGTGCTCGGCTCGCTGGCATACACCGCGGCGGCCGAGGTCACCGTGCCGCAGCGCAGCAACAGCGCGCAGCGGTTGCGTGCCCTGGAGGGCGCCCTCACCGTTCCGCCCCAACTGGCTTCCGCCCTGGCCAGTGCCGGAGGCCCGGTGCTCCTGGTGGACGACTTCATGGAGACGGGCTGGACGCTGGCGGTGGCGGCGCGGCTGCTGCGCCGGGCGGGCGCAGAGGCGGTGCTGCCGCTCGTCCTCGCTGTGCAGAGCTGA
- a CDS encoding ribonuclease HII produces MPYEPPTHTVERSLRATTGAKIIAGVDEVGRGAWAGPVTVCAAVTGLRRPPEGLTDSKLISPKRRTELAAVLEGWVTSHALGHSSPEEIDELGMTAALRLAAVRALEALPVRPDAVILDGKHDYLGLPWKVRTVIKGDQSCIAVAAASVIAKVRRDAMMAELEKESEELAAYAFSANAGYPSPVHKAALAERGPSPYHRLSWIYLDALPQWAHLKKTRISAEAAALESGGQLGFDF; encoded by the coding sequence ATGCCGTACGAACCACCCACTCACACCGTCGAGCGCTCACTGCGCGCCACCACCGGTGCCAAGATCATCGCAGGCGTCGACGAAGTCGGGCGCGGGGCGTGGGCCGGACCCGTCACCGTGTGCGCGGCCGTCACCGGTCTGCGCCGTCCGCCCGAAGGGCTCACCGACTCCAAACTGATCAGCCCGAAGCGCCGTACCGAGCTGGCCGCGGTCCTGGAGGGGTGGGTCACCTCGCACGCCCTCGGACACTCCTCGCCCGAGGAGATCGACGAGCTCGGCATGACCGCCGCACTGCGGCTCGCCGCCGTACGCGCACTGGAGGCGTTGCCGGTGCGGCCCGACGCGGTGATCCTCGACGGGAAGCACGACTATCTCGGGCTGCCCTGGAAGGTCCGTACGGTGATCAAGGGCGATCAGTCCTGCATCGCGGTCGCGGCCGCCTCGGTGATCGCCAAGGTGCGGCGGGACGCCATGATGGCCGAACTGGAGAAGGAGTCCGAAGAGTTGGCCGCGTACGCGTTCTCGGCCAACGCGGGCTACCCCTCGCCCGTGCACAAGGCGGCGCTGGCGGAGCGGGGGCCTTCCCCGTACCACCGGCTTTCGTGGATCTATCTCGATGCGCTGCCCCAGTGGGCGCACCTCAAGAAGACCCGGATCTCGGCGGAGGCTGCCGCTCTGGAAAGCGGGGGCCAACTCGGCTTCGACTTCTGA
- a CDS encoding DUF4153 domain-containing protein — protein MSDTPSTPPTPPTPSTPSAASAPSDSATPPTPATPPPAQSGAGNGPGPAPQATAPPPPATLSYREQHSRATQPQRHQPWPPPPPGPRQPPGPPKWLIDVRPEPPAAIRPATFLAALATAVLSALLLGEGLGLNLLVLAVPAALAAYFAGQAAGRRLRPWTLLWAVGGLALLAVPALRDAGWPTFLACVSALALGSLALHGSRTWAGILVGSLGIFGSVGSGTAWAWRGLRERAEGSRGRWAPMVRTTLVAVVLLVVFGALFASADAAFADLLGGLTPDVSVADGPWRTFLFALGLLGALAAARSAAAPMRWDRLEIRPGRARGRAEWALPLIVLNLLFAAFIAVQLAVLFGGYDKVLSETGLTYAQYARQGFWQLLWATLLVLLVIALALRWAPRGAARDRTLVRAVLGTLCVLTLVVVASALRRMDLYVDAYGLTRLRISVAAVELWLGLVIVLIMAAGALGARWLPRAVAASAAAAVLAFGLVSPDGLVAEQNVERYRATGKLDVHYFQDLSADAVPALDRLPEPQRSCALVGIAERLDRGNEPWYATSLGVARAREIIAERPLDVDESECRRLGTYGDERGIYDEY, from the coding sequence GTGTCCGACACGCCATCAACACCGCCAACACCGCCAACGCCGTCCACACCTTCCGCTGCGAGTGCGCCGTCCGACTCAGCGACGCCGCCGACACCAGCCACGCCGCCCCCCGCGCAGTCCGGTGCCGGCAACGGCCCGGGGCCCGCGCCGCAGGCCACAGCGCCGCCGCCGCCCGCCACGCTGTCGTACCGCGAGCAGCACAGCAGGGCGACGCAGCCCCAGCGCCACCAGCCCTGGCCGCCGCCACCGCCCGGCCCGCGGCAGCCGCCCGGCCCGCCGAAGTGGCTGATCGACGTACGGCCCGAACCGCCGGCCGCGATCCGTCCCGCCACTTTTCTGGCGGCCCTGGCCACCGCCGTCCTCAGTGCTCTGCTCCTCGGTGAGGGGCTGGGACTGAACCTGCTGGTCCTCGCGGTCCCGGCCGCGCTCGCCGCGTACTTCGCCGGACAGGCGGCAGGCCGACGCCTCCGCCCCTGGACACTGCTCTGGGCGGTCGGCGGGCTGGCCCTGCTGGCCGTTCCGGCGCTGCGCGACGCGGGGTGGCCGACGTTCCTCGCGTGCGTCTCCGCGCTGGCCCTCGGCTCGCTCGCCCTGCACGGCAGCCGCACCTGGGCCGGCATCCTCGTCGGCTCCCTGGGCATCTTCGGCTCGGTCGGTTCCGGTACGGCGTGGGCCTGGCGCGGTCTGCGCGAGCGGGCGGAGGGGTCCCGCGGCCGGTGGGCGCCCATGGTGCGTACCACCCTTGTCGCCGTCGTACTCCTGGTCGTCTTCGGGGCGCTCTTCGCCTCGGCCGACGCCGCCTTCGCCGATCTGCTCGGCGGGCTCACGCCCGACGTCTCCGTGGCCGACGGCCCGTGGCGGACGTTCCTCTTCGCCCTGGGTCTGCTGGGCGCCCTCGCCGCCGCCCGCAGCGCCGCCGCACCGATGCGCTGGGACCGCCTCGAGATACGCCCCGGGCGTGCCCGCGGCCGAGCGGAGTGGGCACTTCCGCTGATCGTTCTCAATCTCCTCTTCGCCGCATTCATCGCGGTGCAGCTCGCCGTGCTGTTCGGCGGCTACGACAAGGTGCTCAGCGAGACCGGACTGACGTACGCCCAGTACGCGCGCCAGGGCTTCTGGCAGCTGCTCTGGGCCACCCTGCTGGTGCTGCTGGTCATCGCGCTGGCTCTGCGGTGGGCCCCGCGTGGCGCGGCCCGGGACCGCACCCTGGTCCGCGCGGTGCTCGGCACTCTGTGCGTCCTCACACTCGTCGTCGTCGCGTCCGCGCTGCGCCGCATGGACCTGTACGTCGACGCGTACGGCCTGACCCGGCTGCGCATATCCGTGGCGGCGGTCGAGCTGTGGCTGGGCCTGGTGATCGTACTGATCATGGCGGCCGGCGCCCTGGGTGCCCGCTGGCTGCCGCGCGCGGTCGCCGCGAGCGCGGCGGCGGCTGTACTGGCCTTCGGCCTGGTGTCGCCGGACGGGCTCGTGGCGGAGCAGAACGTGGAGCGGTACCGCGCCACCGGGAAGCTCGACGTGCACTACTTTCAGGACCTCTCGGCCGACGCGGTGCCGGCGCTGGACAGGCTGCCGGAGCCGCAGCGTTCCTGCGCGCTGGTGGGTATCGCGGAGCGGCTGGATCGCGGCAACGAGCCCTGGTACGCGACGAGTCTCGGTGTGGCCAGGGCCCGCGAGATCATCGCGGAGCGCCCTCTGGACGTCGACGAGAGTGAGTGCCGCAGGCTCGGTACGTACGGCGACGAGCGCGGTATCTACGACGAGTACTAG
- a CDS encoding ADP-ribosylglycohydrolase family protein, whose translation MTADSSTARRFERALASLRGLSLGDALGSQFFVPVNYPLLKRRELPPAPWQWTDDTEMACSVLAVLAEHGRIDQDALARSFAEHHDFDRGYGPAVNRMLRLIREGGDWRELAAALFNGQGSWGNGAAMRIAPLGAWYADDPEQATHQAEISAYVTHQHREAVVGAMAVAAAAAIAADPAGPPTPTGLLDGVIALVPRSAVGAGLRRARDMLDYSDAGTVAAVLGCGRRTSAHDTVPFALWSAARALGDFEQGFWVTAQVGGDVDTTCAIFGGVVAAGKAGAPPAAWLERTEELPDWIPDRTT comes from the coding sequence ATGACCGCTGACTCCTCCACCGCCCGGCGCTTCGAACGCGCCCTGGCCAGCCTGCGTGGGCTGTCCCTGGGAGACGCCCTTGGCTCCCAGTTCTTCGTTCCCGTGAACTATCCGCTGCTCAAGAGGCGCGAGCTGCCGCCCGCTCCCTGGCAGTGGACCGACGACACCGAGATGGCCTGCTCAGTGCTGGCCGTGCTGGCCGAGCACGGCCGTATCGACCAGGACGCCCTCGCGCGCTCCTTCGCCGAGCACCACGACTTCGACCGCGGTTACGGCCCCGCCGTCAACCGGATGCTCCGGCTGATCAGGGAGGGCGGCGACTGGCGCGAGCTGGCGGCCGCGCTCTTCAACGGCCAGGGCTCCTGGGGCAACGGTGCGGCCATGCGCATCGCGCCGCTCGGTGCCTGGTACGCCGACGACCCCGAGCAGGCCACCCATCAGGCCGAGATCTCGGCGTACGTCACGCATCAGCACCGCGAAGCGGTGGTCGGTGCCATGGCCGTGGCGGCCGCTGCCGCCATCGCCGCCGACCCGGCGGGACCGCCGACGCCTACCGGGCTGCTCGACGGGGTGATCGCGCTGGTGCCGCGCAGCGCCGTGGGTGCCGGGCTGCGGCGCGCCCGCGACATGCTGGACTACAGCGACGCCGGGACGGTGGCGGCCGTGCTGGGCTGTGGACGGCGGACGAGCGCACACGACACGGTGCCGTTCGCCCTCTGGTCGGCCGCCCGCGCGCTCGGCGACTTCGAGCAGGGGTTCTGGGTGACCGCGCAGGTGGGCGGCGACGTCGACACGACCTGTGCGATCTTCGGCGGCGTCGTCGCCGCGGGGAAGGCCGGGGCTCCGCCGGCCGCCTGGCTGGAGCGGACGGAAGAGCTGCCCGACTGGATTCCGGACCGGACGACCTGA
- a CDS encoding histidine phosphatase family protein, protein MARPRRIVLVRHGESEGNADDSVYEREPDHALRLTETGLRQARETGVGLRELFGEERISAYVSPYRRTHETFAAFELDPRRVRVREEPRLREQDWGNWQDRDDVRLQKAYRDAYGHFFYRFAQGESGADVYDRVGAFLESLYRSFEAPDHPPNVLLVTHGLTMRLFCMRWFHWTVAEFESLCNPGNGETRTLLLGEDGRYALDRPFRRWRAPEPYDCPDRVAER, encoded by the coding sequence ATGGCACGACCGCGGCGCATCGTTCTCGTCCGGCACGGGGAGTCGGAGGGCAACGCCGACGACTCGGTGTACGAGCGTGAGCCCGACCACGCGCTCAGGCTCACCGAAACCGGTCTGCGTCAGGCCCGGGAGACGGGCGTGGGGCTGCGTGAGCTCTTCGGTGAGGAGCGGATCAGCGCCTACGTCTCGCCGTACCGCCGCACGCACGAGACCTTCGCGGCCTTCGAGCTCGACCCGCGACGGGTGAGGGTGCGGGAGGAACCCCGGCTGCGCGAGCAGGACTGGGGAAACTGGCAGGACAGGGACGACGTACGGCTCCAGAAGGCATACCGGGACGCGTACGGGCACTTCTTCTACCGCTTCGCCCAGGGCGAGTCCGGGGCCGACGTGTACGACCGGGTCGGCGCCTTTCTGGAGAGCCTGTACCGGAGTTTCGAAGCACCCGATCACCCGCCCAACGTGCTGCTCGTCACGCACGGACTGACCATGCGGCTGTTCTGCATGCGCTGGTTCCACTGGACGGTGGCCGAATTCGAGTCGCTGTGCAATCCGGGCAACGGCGAAACGCGGACGCTGCTGCTGGGGGAGGACGGGCGCTACGCCCTTGATCGGCCGTTCCGGCGCTGGCGGGCTCCCGAGCCGTACGACTGTCCGGATAGAGTGGCGGAGCGATGA
- a CDS encoding YdbC family protein, producing the protein MLVKWIRCTVIDRRGFERGQRKWAGLLGEPGFRGQGGGWSRERPGVAHVVSFWESRAFYDSFMARSHDRLAAGQSGTYKNMQVGLFDYRFDIKTGFEPRFTDADVVRVAHCKVREGRVEHFSLMQEKVWNPAMAGSPGMLRGVFGEAPGNEFLVLSMWHAAAEHGKYRAERVERLSLRAQTDADVAEIAGAVVQLDPLWTV; encoded by the coding sequence GTGCTGGTCAAGTGGATTCGCTGCACAGTGATCGACCGTCGGGGATTCGAGCGGGGGCAGCGGAAGTGGGCGGGGCTGCTGGGGGAACCGGGATTCCGCGGGCAGGGCGGCGGGTGGAGCCGTGAGCGGCCGGGGGTGGCGCACGTGGTCTCCTTCTGGGAGAGCCGTGCGTTCTACGACTCGTTCATGGCGCGTTCGCACGACCGGCTCGCGGCGGGCCAGTCCGGTACGTACAAGAACATGCAAGTCGGGCTCTTCGACTACCGGTTCGACATCAAAACCGGCTTCGAACCCCGTTTCACCGACGCCGATGTGGTGCGCGTCGCGCACTGCAAGGTGCGGGAGGGCCGGGTCGAGCACTTCTCGCTGATGCAGGAGAAGGTGTGGAATCCGGCGATGGCCGGGTCGCCCGGCATGCTGCGCGGAGTGTTCGGTGAGGCGCCTGGCAACGAGTTCCTCGTGCTGTCGATGTGGCACGCCGCCGCCGAGCACGGGAAGTACCGCGCCGAACGGGTGGAGCGCCTGTCCTTGCGCGCGCAGACCGACGCGGACGTGGCGGAGATCGCGGGCGCGGTCGTTCAGCTGGATCCGTTGTGGACGGTGTGA
- a CDS encoding TerD family protein, producing the protein MGSLNKGVGKVEVTLRWDPSPLGSPAHDLDIIAATYTADDPYGGPAYVVHFDSRSPDGTITLNRDSRDGQGFGYDEVLTLELNRLAPVYTRVVVGVAIQQSHGRRTFGEIVNTGFRIRESYTVLAEDGFAGVAASTAATIAEFTRDGSGGWEFRQAVRGFDTDPNAFAGAMGSTPA; encoded by the coding sequence GTGGGCAGTCTCAACAAAGGGGTCGGCAAGGTCGAAGTGACGCTCAGGTGGGACCCCAGCCCTCTGGGCAGTCCGGCCCACGACCTGGACATCATCGCCGCGACCTATACCGCCGACGACCCGTACGGCGGTCCCGCGTATGTCGTGCACTTCGACAGCCGCTCGCCGGACGGCACGATAACCCTCAACAGGGACAGCCGGGACGGCCAGGGCTTCGGTTACGACGAGGTCCTGACCCTGGAGCTGAACAGGCTCGCGCCGGTCTACACCCGGGTGGTGGTCGGCGTGGCGATCCAGCAGAGCCACGGCAGGAGGACGTTCGGCGAAATAGTGAATACGGGCTTCCGTATTCGCGAGAGCTATACCGTGCTCGCGGAGGACGGCTTCGCCGGCGTCGCCGCCTCCACCGCGGCCACCATCGCCGAATTCACCAGGGACGGGTCGGGCGGCTGGGAGTTCCGCCAGGCCGTCCGGGGCTTCGACACCGACCCGAACGCCTTCGCCGGTGCGATGGGAAGCACGCCGGCCTGA